Proteins found in one Alkalibacter saccharofermentans DSM 14828 genomic segment:
- the proC gene encoding pyrroline-5-carboxylate reductase produces MDKIIGFIGCGNMAQAMIGGIVDSGLISSKNIYVSNPIVEQLDLVRSKYGVNITKDNREVAKVSDVLIIAVKPHICDQVIKEISHDLKDDVIFTSIAAGKTIKSLEESLGARKLKIIRTMPNTPVQVGEGMSVIANNDLVNEDDLKTIEELFGSFGRVEYLEEKFFDGATAVSGSSPACIYILIEALADSAVRAGIPRDKAYTMVAQTVKGTAEMVLETGIHPGELKDKVCSPGGTSIEAVAVLEKEGFRSAVISAIKASAQKSKELSENNN; encoded by the coding sequence ATGGATAAAATAATAGGATTTATCGGTTGCGGAAACATGGCTCAGGCCATGATAGGAGGAATTGTAGACTCGGGACTGATTTCGAGCAAGAATATTTATGTATCAAATCCTATAGTTGAACAACTAGATTTGGTCAGGTCAAAATATGGTGTTAATATAACAAAAGACAACAGGGAAGTAGCTAAAGTTTCAGATGTTTTGATAATTGCGGTCAAACCCCATATTTGTGATCAGGTCATAAAAGAAATTTCTCATGATTTGAAAGATGATGTGATATTTACAAGCATTGCTGCAGGGAAGACAATTAAATCACTGGAGGAATCATTGGGAGCAAGAAAGCTCAAAATTATAAGGACTATGCCAAATACTCCGGTGCAGGTCGGGGAAGGCATGAGCGTTATAGCTAATAATGATTTAGTTAATGAAGATGATTTGAAAACAATAGAGGAACTGTTTGGCAGTTTCGGTAGGGTTGAATATCTCGAAGAGAAATTTTTTGACGGCGCAACAGCTGTCAGTGGATCTTCTCCAGCATGTATATATATCTTGATCGAGGCGTTGGCTGATTCGGCGGTTCGAGCTGGAATACCAAGGGACAAAGCATATACTATGGTTGCACAAACAGTTAAAGGAACGGCAGAGATGGTTTTGGAGACTGGAATTCATCCCGGTGAACTGAAAGATAAGGTTTGCTCGCCGGGGGGGACTTCTATTGAGGCTGTAGCTGTACTTGAAAAAGAAGGATTCAGATCGGCAGTGATTTCGGCCATAAAAGCATCGGCACAGAAATCAAAAGAACTTTCAGAAAACAACAATTGA
- a CDS encoding ABC transporter substrate-binding protein: protein MKKNIAFILLLTSIFLFSGCSDKSDSSDKISLGLMSDTASIPFVLADLSGYFENQGVEIEIQIFQSALDRDSALQANTINAVSSDLISAGFLKESGNALIISSRTECGYAILSSPDSDINSPYDLEGKKVGLSTNTLMEYLLDLTVEKYGISDISKTNIPIMPARLEMLRENQIDAATLPDPLTYLAQKDNSKVISTNVDLGVYPGVILFNESFVLENPEAVKGFYAAYNRAVDKINDSGLEDSLKEINQIMNFPEPVLTDLYNLRYTHSSLPTEENLASALKWLYGKGFISELYSYEDMVLTD from the coding sequence ATGAAGAAAAACATAGCATTTATTTTATTGTTAACAAGCATATTTCTGTTTTCAGGATGCAGCGACAAGAGCGATTCATCTGACAAAATATCCTTGGGGTTGATGAGTGATACAGCCTCTATCCCTTTCGTTCTAGCCGATCTTTCCGGTTATTTCGAAAACCAAGGAGTCGAAATTGAAATCCAGATCTTCCAAAGTGCCTTAGATAGGGATTCAGCATTGCAGGCAAATACCATCAACGCTGTTTCTTCCGATTTGATATCAGCAGGTTTTTTAAAGGAGTCGGGAAATGCTTTGATAATATCATCGAGAACTGAATGTGGATATGCCATACTCTCCTCTCCGGATTCAGATATAAACAGCCCTTATGACTTAGAAGGAAAGAAGGTCGGACTTTCTACAAATACATTAATGGAATACCTTCTGGATTTGACAGTAGAGAAGTATGGAATTTCAGATATTTCAAAAACCAATATACCAATCATGCCTGCCAGGCTTGAAATGCTGAGGGAAAACCAGATTGATGCAGCAACTCTACCGGATCCTCTGACCTATTTGGCTCAAAAAGATAATTCTAAAGTTATTTCAACAAATGTAGATTTAGGCGTTTATCCCGGAGTAATACTGTTTAATGAATCTTTTGTATTGGAAAACCCTGAAGCCGTCAAAGGATTCTATGCTGCTTATAACAGGGCAGTAGATAAAATAAACGACAGCGGCCTAGAAGATAGCTTGAAAGAAATCAACCAGATAATGAACTTTCCGGAGCCGGTTCTGACAGACTTGTATAATCTCAGATATACCCACTCATCATTGCCTACCGAAGAGAACCTGGCATCGGCTCTAAAATGGCTGTACGGGAAAGGCTTCATCAGCGAATTATATTCTTACGAAGACATGGTTTTA